The stretch of DNA TTTCAAGAAAATGGCAAAGCTCTTcattttacatttgtttcaAAACGACGCCGTACGGAATAGGAAACGACGAGAGCCTCTCGTttcagaggagagagagagagaaaaatcttATCTTTGCGACTGTGTTGGTGCTGTCAGCCATGGCAAAGACAGAGCCACGAtctcactcttctctcttcttctgttctgTGTCTGCATTGAAACAGAGTCTCTCTGAAACGAAGCAGCGACTCTAACAACTTCAATCGAGAAGTGTTGTCCTGTTTTGATTCCCATGGCTTTACCTTCGTGCTTAAAGACTACAGTTCCGATGTCTCCGACCACAGGATTTAATCTTTCTGGCAGTCTTATGAAGTCCGACAGTGGATTTGCCGTTCCGACCAAGTTACAGACCATCCGAAAAAGTGATCGGGAAAGATTGAGAATCCAAGCTGTTTTCAGCTTTCCTCCTGCGTTTCTGACAAGAAACGGTCGAGCTGAGAAGCAGAAACAGCTCAAACAAGATCTTCTTGAAGCCATTGCACCACTCAAGCGTGGTGCTAAGGCCTCGCCTGATGATCAGCTTCGGATTGATCAGGTTCTTGATTTCTCTTCCTGTGGGAACCATCATTAGGGTTTTGAGAATAGGTTTGGTACATTTAGGGTCTAGAGAATGTGATTAAGAAACAATTCTGAATGACTTTTGTTTGTACGGACACAGTTAGCTCGTAAGGTGGAAGCAGTTAACCCAACGAAGCAGCCTCTGAAGTCTGATTTAGTCAATGGGAAATGGGAGCTCATTTATACAACCTCTGCTTCGATTCTGCAAGCAAAGGTTAGAGAACTTgtgttgcttttgttgttgtctatgtttgtttttggcttGTTATGTCaatctctttatcttttgaACAATGCAACAGAAACCAAGGTTCTTAAGATCAATAACAAACTACCAATCTATCAATGTCGATAcactaaaggtgcaaaacatgGAGACTTGGCCTTTCTATAACTCGGTAAAGTTTCAAACCGCTCTTTTTGTACTATTTGCTCTCACAACTAGCTTTGTTGTGTTAGATTAGACATATATCATTAGTTTTAGAGAACACTGTAATTGCTTTCCATTGTGTTTTGAACCGTTCAATTGTGGCTAAGGTAAGGGCATAAGATTAAGACCAAACTTTTCTCATCAATCTAGCATTATTATTGGAGAGTTTTTGTAAAGTGAGTCTCATATATTAGCAAACTACAATTCTTTGCTAGGTAACTGGAGACTTGACTCCCCTCAATACAAAGAAGGTT from Camelina sativa cultivar DH55 chromosome 9, Cs, whole genome shotgun sequence encodes:
- the LOC104710397 gene encoding probable plastid-lipid-associated protein 4, chloroplastic, whose translation is MALPSCLKTTVPMSPTTGFNLSGSLMKSDSGFAVPTKLQTIRKSDRERLRIQAVFSFPPAFLTRNGRAEKQKQLKQDLLEAIAPLKRGAKASPDDQLRIDQLARKVEAVNPTKQPLKSDLVNGKWELIYTTSASILQAKKPRFLRSITNYQSINVDTLKVQNMETWPFYNSVTGDLTPLNTKKVAVKLQVFKILGFIPVKAPDSARGELEITYVDEELRLSRGDKGNLFILKMFDPTYRIPL